The genomic region TTCTGGACGAAGCGACTAACTACGTTGGCGACGACGAGCTGTTGAAGCTGAAAGCAAAGCCAGTCCCGAAAGGTGCAACGGTGTTTGCCAAGATTGGCGAGGCGCTTAGGCTAAATCGGCGTGCCTACGTTCAGAAAGCGTGCTTGATAGACAACAACGCCACAGGATTGAAAGCAATCGATGGCATTGCAGATGATTATTTCGTCTATTTGTTAAGTCAGCTTATCGACCTCAACAGGCATTGTGGTGGAGCTGTGCCATCTGTGAACAAGACCACCCTAGAGGAAATCGAAGTTGTTGTCCCCGGTCTTGATGAGCAAAAGCGAATCGCAGAAAACCTGTCGTCTCTCGACGACCTTATCACCACCCAAAGCCAGAAAATCGACGCCCTCAAGAACCACAAGAAGGGCCTGATGCAGCAGTTGTTCCCTGTGCTGGATGAGGTTCCGGCATGACCTGGCTGGCAGCTTACCAAGCCGGACACAACTGCGTTTCCTGGCAGGGGCACTGCGCGCAAGAAGGCGATGCGTTTGATGCTTTCCTGCAAGGGCCGGTGGCTGCTCGTCTTCATGATGCGGCAGGCCATGATGCCCTGACCGAGCATCTGCGTGGGCTGAGCCTGACCGGCATGGGGCAGGAAGCACTGGAAGAAGTGCTGGCGGCTGAGGTGCCGGAAACCCGTGATTGGGCCGCCGGTGAGGCGCTGGCCGAAGCCGTGCTGGAAGCGCAGCACGATGTGGTGTTGCCGTGGAATACCGAGCGCGACAAACGCAATCCCCTTGCCTCCCTGCCCGGCGCGGATATCGTGGGCTTTCAGCGCGATGGAGAATCCCACCGGCTGGCACTGGGGGAAGTCAAATGCTCGTCCGAAGTCCAGTCGCCGCCGCAAGTCATGAGCGGCCGCAGCGGTATGATGCACCAGCTGGATACGCTCGCCAGCAACCTTGCCACCCTCTGCCAGTTGCTCAAGTGGCTGCTGCCCCGGGTCAAGGGTACTGAGCATGAAACGGCGTTCAACAATGCTTGCACGCGCTATTTGAATAGCGGGAAGCGTGATCTGGTGTTATTTGGCGTGCTGATTCGTGACCAAGCCGTGCGTGAATCCGATTTACAAGCGCGTGGCCGCACCCTTGCAGCTCGCCTGCAAGCCCCCAGTTGCTGCCAGCTGCTGGCGTTGTATCTGCCCTGGCCGATTGCCCAACTGCCCGAGCGTGTCGGGCAGGGAGGCGGCGTATGAGCCATTGGTTGCTCGATGCCATTGCAGACAAGCGTAGCCTGGCGCTGCACGAAGCCGATCGGGTGCAGTTCTATCGCGAAATGTCGCCGGAAGTACCAGTCTTCGATACACAAGCCATGCAGGATGTGGTCGCCGCGCTGGAGTTGGCAGTGCTGGATATGGAGCTGGATCGCTTTGCCGATGAGGAAGCTTCCCTAAAAGTGATGCGTCAAGCGGCTGAAGATGCTTTCCGCCTGCTGCGCGTTCTGCCTCTGCCTGAAGCGCCGATGGACGCGGCCACACAGCTTTTGCGGGCTTCAGCCCTGGCTGTGATCGGTGATCGTGGTGCGGATGCCGCCCGCTGGCTACGAGCGATGGAGGGCGATCAAACCGCGCCAGCCCTGCCGCTGGAGTCTGAAGATTGGGGCGAGCGCTGCCGGGCGGTGCTGACCGACATCTGGCTGCGCTTGGTGCGCAAAAAAGGCTGGTCAGACCGTGATGCCGTTCTGGAGCGCGTGGCGGCATTGCGAGCTGCCCAGCAGGAGTTCGAGCGTGACTATCTGGGCACCTTCGAGCCACTTGCCGCCAAGCGCTCGGCGCTGGAGCTGATTGCCATCTACCACTTGGCCAAGGCAGCCGAGGTGCTGGCTCACTACATTACTGACGGCGTGGTGGACGACAGCTACCAGATTCAGCCTTTACTGGATTCACATTTCGACCGCGCCATCGCTGCTTGCGATACGGGTCAGTTGCTGGAGTTGGGGCCACTGACCCGCCTGTTGGCGCGCGCTGCTGCGCAGATGGTGGAGAACTCGCTGTGGACAGTAACCCGCGCCGTGAACTCGCGGGTTACCCGATTCGTGCGTGAGCTGGTAAGCCGGGGGCGCGGTGACCGGGCGCTATTTGAAGTGTTGCCACCGCAACGGCGCACACTGGCAGAACAAGGCTTATTGGGCTCCAGCCGCCGTGCAGTAGTGGTCAGTTTGCCGACCTCCAGTGGCAAGACGCTGATTGCCCAGTTCCGCATGTTGCAGGCGCTGAACCAGTTTGATGACCAGAAAGGCTGGGTGGTCTATCTCGCGCCCAGCCGGGCACTGGTGAATCAAATCACACGACAGCTGCGGCGTGACTTCCAGCCCCTGGGTGTGGTTGTTGAGCGTGTCAGCCCAGCGCTGGAAGTCAATGGCATCGAAGCCGGTCTGCTGGCGGAATCGCAGGACGATACCCAGTTCCGTGTTCTAGTGGCGACACCGGAAAAGTTCGACCTGATGCTGCGTCAGGGTTGGGAGGAAAAGATTGGTCGTCCCCTCACGCTGGTGGTGGTGGATGAGGCCCATACCATTCAGGACAAGGAGCGCGGGCTACGGCTCGAACTGTTGCTGGCAACCATCAACCGGGAATGTCGTGAAGCGCAGTTCCTGTTGCTGACCCCCTTTATTGAAAACGCCCGAGAGGTTGCGCGCTGGCTGGGCGGGCAAAATTCGGACGACATCAGTCTGGGCGTGGATTGGCAGCCTAATGACAGAGCGATTGGTATTGTCAGCCCGGTGGATGCTGGCGCTATAGATGGTCGCAGTCGAGATTATCAGCTGAACTTCCAGACGGTGCATACCTCGCGCCCAAGCATTCGTTTGGATGAGGACTTTTCCCTGGGCAAAGAAGAAGCGCTGGCTGCTTCTCTATCAAAAGCCAAGGATATTGGCACCTTGGCTGCGATGACAGCCCGCAAGCTGTCGGCGCGAGGCCCGGTGATTGCCATGCACAGCCGCCCGGATTATGTCTGGAAATTGGCTGAGAAGCTGAAAGGCAATCGCTGCGACACCTTGCCGGATGATGTGCGCTTTGTTCAGAACTACGTGGCTGCCGAGTTGGGGGCAGCCTTTCCGCTGGTCGATTTGCTTGCGCACAAGGTCGGGGTGCACCACGGCGGCCTGCCTGAAGAAGTTCGAATGTTGATGGAGTGGCTGTTCGAGCAAGGCCATCTTGATGCCTTGGCGGCCACCACCACGCTTGCGCAGGGGGTGAACTTTCCGGTCAGCGGTGTGGTGATGGCGGCAATCCAGTACCCCTTTGGCCAGGACATGCCGCCTGAGGATTTCTGGAATATTGCCGGTCGTGCCGGGCGCGTTTCTCAAGGCCAACTCGGTGTGGTTGCTCTGGTCGCGAAGAATGAAAGTGAAGTAGCACAAAGGCGAGAATTTATTAATCGAAACACGGGCGACTTGAATTCTGCACTGATTCAGATTGCGCGTGCTGCAGCCGATGGACTGGAAGACCTGGGGCTCATCGTTTACCACCATCCGGAATGGTCGAGCTTCTTGCAGTATCTGGCTCATACCTATCGCCAGATGGGGCAGCCATCGAACTTTGCGGATCAGATCGAACAGGTACTGCGTGGCACCTTTGGTTTTGAGAAATTGCGCGTATCGGATAGCCAGATTGCCCGCCGCTTGCTGAATGGTATCCATCGCTATGTCGATTATCTCGCCAGCCCTTCCCAACCGCTAAAGCTGGTCGACAGTACCGGATTTTCATTGCAAAGCATCAGGACGGTGTTGACGCATAAAGGCGACCTGGGGCCGGATTCCTGGAATCGTGAGCGGCTGTTCCGTTCTGGTGACAACACCCTACAGAACATGATGGGCGTGCTGCTGCGAGTACCCGAATTGCGCGACAACCTGAATTCGGTGCTGGGTGGCAGATCACCGGATGGTGACAAATTAGCACGAATTCTGAAGGATTGGGTAAACGGGGCAGATATTGCCCATATCGCGACGCAATATTTCAGCGAGGGTGGTGCAGATGCTGTTACTGCCTTGACCAAGTGCGGACAAAACCTGTTTGGCAAACTGACACATACCACGTCCTGGGGCTTGAATGCCCTGTTGGCTATTACCACAGCAGAACTGGATGATGATGAACGTAGCCAGCTATCCAATCTGCCATCGCAGGTGTACTACGGTGTCTCCACGGATGAAGCTGTATCTCTGCGGCTGCTAGGTGTTCCGCGCCGTGCTGCGCCGCGTTTGGCAGAAGCATTGCGTTTAACTCGGCAAGACTCACTGCCTTCGATTCGCCAACGCTTGGAAAACTTGCCGGAGCAGGTTTGGAGTGAGGCCTTGGGTAGTCAAGGCGCTATCTATCGCAAGGCCTGGATGATTCTGGATGGGGCTCAGTGATGACACGAAATACTCCGCCCATTTTCTCTGATCTCACCGCATTAGCTACACACCTGCGTAGCGAGTTGGAGAACAAAAAGGCCATCCTGCTCTATGCCTACAACGGCACGGGTAAAACACGCCTGTCCATGGTCTTCAAGGACATCGGCAAGCAGGGCGAGGCTCGCGATACGCTGTATTTCAACGCTTTCACCGAAGATCTGTTCCATTGGAACAACGATCTGGAAGGTGATGAGGATAGGCGCTTACTGATCAATAAAGATTCACGCTTTTTCCAGGGCCTGTTCGAGATGGAGATGGACAACCGTATCCGCCCGCTGCTGCGACGTTACGCGGATTTCGATTTCCGCATCGACACTCAGGAGCCAGAGTGGGCCGTGCGCTTCTCGCGCTTGGTGGATGGACAGACCATTGACAATATCAAGGTATCGCGCGGTGAGGAAAACATCTTCATCTGGTGCTTCTTCCTCGCGGTAGTCGAATTGGCGATGGACCCGGAAATCGAGGCGTACCAGTGGGTGAAGTACCTGTATATCGACGATCCGATCTCATCGCTGGATGAACACAATGCCATCACTGTCGGCAACCATTTGGCTCAAATATTGGGCAAAGCAGGCAATCCGTTAAAGGTGGTGATTTCGTCGCACCATCCGTTGTTCTTCAATGTGATGCACAACGAGCTTGATGCGCGAAAGTCGAAGAAAGTCTCCGCTCACTTCCTGTCGCGTTCCAAAGTGGATGGCTCGTACACTCTGGCCCACACCGGAGCGACACCGTTCTTCCATCATGTCGCTGTGTTGACCGAGTTGTACAAAGCCGAGCAGTCGGGAGAGTTGTATACCTACCATTTCAACATGCTGCGCTCCGTGTTGGAGAAGTCGGCGAGCTTTCATGGTTTCTCGAATTTCTCGGCCTGTATACCGACCGATGATGTCGACGATCCGGACGGCGTGCTTCATGCACGGCTCATCAATATCCTCAGTCACGGCAATTATTCCTTGTTTGAGCCGCAGCCGATGCTGGAAGAAAATAAGGTCTATTTTAAGAAAATTCTGGACGATTTCCTGAAGCGTTACCCCTTCAATCCCGATTTATTTCCTCAGACCGCTGAGGCTGAAAATACAGGTACACCATGACTGAATCTGAAAAACAGAAACTGGGCAAGACCCTCTGGGCCATCGCCGACCAGTTACGTGGCGCAATGAATGCGGACGATTTCCGCGATTACATGCTGGCTTTTCTCTTCCTGCGCTATCTGTCGGACAACTACGAGGCCGCCGCGCAAAAGGAGCTGGGGACGGACTATCCAGACCTTCCTTCCGATGTGTTGAGGCAGACCGGCGTGAATACGCCGCTTCAAGCGTGGTACGAGGAAAATCTGGACGACGTATCCGAATTCGAGAAGCAGATGCGCCGCAAGGTGCATTACGTGATCGAACCCCAATACCTGTGGGGCAACATCGCAGAGATGGCGCGTACGCAGGATGACGAACTGCTGCACACCTTGCAGAAAGGGTTCAAGTATATCGAGGAGGAATCCTTCGCCAGCACCTTCCGTGGCTTGTTCTCGGAGATCAATCTGGCGTCGGATAAGCTGGGCAAGACCTACACCGAGCGCAACGCCCGCCTGTGCAAGATCATCGCCGAGATCGCCAAGGGACTGGGGCAGTTCTCTACCGATAGCGACACGCTGGGTGATGCTTACGAGTACCTGATCGGCCAGTTTGCAGCAGGCTCTGGCAAAAAGGCTGGCGAGTTCTACACGCCGCAGCGTATTTCAGACATCTTGTCGGCCATCGTTACGCTGGACAGTCAGGAGCCTGCCACAGGCAAGCGCTCGCATCTGGATAGTGTCTTCGACTTTGCCTGTGGCTCGGGCTCCTTGCTGCTCAATGTGCGCCGCCTGATGGGGCCGCACGGCATTGGTAAGATTTACGGCCAGGAAAAGAACATCACCACCTACAACCTGGCGCGCATGAACATGCTGCTGCACGGGGTGAAGGACTCGGAGTTCGAGATTTTCCATGGCGATACCCTGCTCAACGAGTGGGATATGTTGCGCGAAACCAACCCAGCGAAGATGCCGAAGTTCGACGCGGTGGTGGCCAACCCGCCGTTCAGCTATCGCTGGGAGCCGAGCGAGGCGCTGGGCGAAGACGTGCGCTTCAAGAATTATGGCCTGGCACCGAAGTCCGCCGCTGACTTTGCCTTCCTGCTGCATGGCTTCCATTTCCTCAAGCAAGACGGTGTGATGGCAATCATATTGCCCCACGGCGTGCTGTTCCGTGGTGGTGCCGAGGCTCGCATTCGTACCAAACTGCTGAAGGATGGGCATATCGACACCGTGATCGGCCTTCCGGCGAATCTGTTCTTCTCCACCGGCATCCCGGTGTGCATTCTGGTGCTGAAAAAATGCAAGAAACCGGATGATGTGTTGTTCATCAACGCTGCCGAGCACTTCGAGAGGGGGAAACGGCAGAACCAGCTCTTGCCGGAGCACATTGACAAAATCATCGACACCTACCGCTACCGCAAGGAAGAGCCGCGCTACTCGCGGCGGGTAAGCATGGAAGAGATCGAAAAGAACGATTTCAACCTCAACATCTCACGCTATGTCAGTACTGCTATTACAGAGGAGGAGGTTGACTTAAACGCGGTAATTGGTCAGTTAAAAGCAATAGAACAGGAAATTTACCAAGCTAAATCTAAGCATAATGAATTTCTAAAAGAGCTTGGATTGCCATTATTGCCTTAAGAGTTAATTTTTCATATTTAGGTTTGCTTCTCGAAAGGTATGTCCATGTATCAGGTAATGCTCGTGGCCCTGGGTGGCGCGATCGGCTCCGCCGCCCGTTTTACGCTGTCAGGGTTGGTCTTGCGTTATAGCCTGGACTGGCGGTTTCCTTTGCCCACCTTTACGGTCAACATCATCGGTTGCCTGGTCATCGGGATGTTGGCCGGGCTGGCCTCAAAAGAGGGGTTCATTTCCCCCGACATGCGTGTGCTGCTTTTTACCGGGCTTGTCGGCGGGTTTACCACGTTCTCGGCATTCGGCTTGGAAACATTGGTCTTGTTGCGGGAAGGGCTTGTCGGGATCGCCGCTGCCTACATCGTGTCGAGCATCGTCGTCGGCTTGGTCCTGATGTGGTTGGGCTTCGAGCTGGTCAAAATGACGATGCAGGCATGAACGGATGCTCTCGCTGAAACGCGGCTGATGGGCCTGGCAATCTATATCCACTCCATATGCCGCTGATGCCGCAGCGCGATCACGCCATACTAGTATCAGCAAGGGGAAACGCTATGAGGAAGGCCAGCAGCGTCGAAGCCAGGTTCGCGACATGGCTCGCTACATTGATGATGCAACTGGCTAGAGAAATCACCGCTTGGTGGATGCGCATGATTCGGTCGCCTGCGTGAGAAGCTGGGAGATCTCTTCTGGGCGCTGAGGACGCACCACCCGCCCGACTTCGACGCCATTGTGCAGCAGAACCAACGTAGGCCATAGTTTGACCTTGAAGCTGCGTCCCAACCGTTTGCCCCTGCCGTCCTCGATGCGTTCGTGACGCAGGCCGGGAAATTGTGCTAGTGCCTTGCCGAGCATGGGTTGGATCGCTTGGCAAAATCCGCACCAGTTGGCGCCGAATTCCAGCAACAGCCATCCTGTCATGGCGTCAAGATCGCTTCTGTGTGGTTCAGGGTTCCAGGCTGGTTTCATCGCGTTGCTCGGCAGTCATGGTGTTTTAGGTTGGTTGGTGATGGGGGCTGCGGTGTGCCATGAGTGACCGCAACGAGGGCTGAAAATTCGCTGAAAATTTACCCTTAAAAATCCAGCATATACCTCATTGGAACAATATATAGTGTTTTTTGGTGTACACAAACACATTTTATTGCGATATAGTCCACACCATCTACGGTGTCCGGCGATTGTTCGATCCAGCCGGAAACAGGGAATGCGGTCAAGGGAATATCCTGTCAAGCCGCAGCTGCCCCCGCAACTGTGACCAGTGAGCGGCAAGCCAAATAGAAGGTCACTGGGCCTGGAAGTTTGAGGCCCGGGAAGACAGGCTGTCCGCGTGGACCTGGGAGCCAGGAAACCTGCCGTAGATCATTTTCATAACGTTTGAGGCGGGGTGTCCTCGGCTGGATAGGGTATCGCTGATGCGTCGGCGCCTTACCTGTCATGCTGTTTCATGATTGTTGCTTGATTGCCTTGGGCAATTCATGTCCGCTCATGAGGAAACCCTGCTTCCTGACTGGGAGCCTAAGATGACACAGTACGAATCCATGAAAGCCACCAAGCGCGATGGCCGCCAGGAACCGATCAACCTGGACAAGATCCATCGCGTGATCGATTGGGCGGCGCAGGGGCTGGACAATGTATCGGTATCGCAGGTCGAGCTGAAGTCGCATATCCAGTTCTATGACGGGATTCGCACCGACGTCATCCATGAAACCATCATCAAGTCCGCCGCTGACCTGATTTCCGAGGAAACGCCCGACTACCAGTACCTGGCTGCGCGCCTGTCGATTTTCCATTTGCGCAAGATCGCCTATGGTCAGTTCGAACCGCCGCATTTGTTCGATCACGTCACCAAGCTGACCGAGATGGGCAAGTACGACAAGCATATTCTGCAGGATTACAGCCGTGAGGAGTTCGACGCGCTGAACGATCATCTCGACCACTGGCGGGACATGAATTTTTCCTATGCTGCGGTGAAGCAGCTGGAAGGCAAATACCTGGTGCAGAACCGGGTGACCAAGAAAATCTACGAAAGCCCGCAATTTCTCTACATGCTGGTGGCGATGTGCCTATTCGCCAGGTACGAGGGCAAGACGCGCCTGGAATACATCAAGCGCTTCTACGATGCGGTGTCCACCTTCAAGATTTCACTGCCCACGCCCATCATGTCCGGCGTGCGCACGCCGACGCGCCAGTTCAGTTCCTGTGTGCTGATCGAGTGCGATGATAGCTTGGACAGCATCAACGCCACGACCAGCGCCATCGTGAAATATGTATCGCAACGTGCCGGCATCGGTGTCAATGCTGGCCGCATCCGTGCGCTGGGCAGCGAGATCCGGGGCGGGGAGGCGCAGCATACCGGCTGCCTGCCGTTCTACAAGCTGTTCCAGGCGGCAGTGAAGTCCTGCTCACAGGGCGGCGTGCGCGGCGGCGCTGCAACCTTGTTCTACCCGTTGTGGCACCTGGAGGTCGAGTCGCTGCTGGTGCTCAAGAACAATCGTGGCGTCGAGGAGAACCGTGTGCGCCACCTCGATTACGGTGTACAGATCAATCGCCTGCTGTACCAGCGCCTGATCAAGGGCGGCAACATCACGCTGTTCTCACCGCATGACGTGCCTGGCCTGTATGACGCTTTCTTTGCCGACCAGGATGAGTTCGAGCGCCTATACACGCAGTACGAGGCGAACGACAGCTTGCGCAAGCGCATCGTGCCTGCGGTGGATTTGTTTTCGCTCCTGATGCAGGAGCGTGCAGGGACGGGGCGTATCTATATCCAGAACGTCGACCATTGCAACACGCACAGTCCGTTCAATCCCAGACTGGCACCGGTACGCCAATCCAACCTGTGTATGGAGATTGCGCTACCGACGCGACCGCTCAATGACATCAATGATGAGAACGGCGAGATTGCATTGTGCACTTTGTCGGCGTTCAACCTGGGGGCGCTGGAAAGCCTGGATGAACTGGAAGGGTTGGCCGACCTGGTGGTGCGTGCGCTGGATGCCTTGCTGGATTACCAGGATTATCCGGTCAAGGCCGCGTTCAACGCTACCCAGAAGCGCCGCTCGCTGGGCGTGGGCGTCATCAATTACGCCTATTACCTCGCCAAGAATGGCACCGGTTACACCGATGATGCGGCGCTGGGGCTGACCCACCGCACCTTTGAGGCAATCCAGTACTACCTGTTGAAAGCCTCGGTGCAGCTCGCGCGCGAGTTCGGCCCGTGCGGCGCATTCAATGAAACCACTTATTCGCAAGGCATCCTGCCCATCGACACCTACAAGAAGGACCTCGATGCCGTCTGCCAGGAAGCACTGCAACTGGACTGGGAGCAGCTGCGCAAAGACATCGTCGCACACGGATTGCGCAACTCCACCCTGACCGCGCTGATGCCTTCCGAGACTTCCAGCCAGATCGCCAACGCTACCAACGGCATCGAGCCGCCGCGTGGCCTGGTGTCAGTCAAGCAGTCCAAGGACGGTATCCTGCGCCAGGTGGTGCCCGAGATCGAGCGCCTGCGCAACCAGTACCAATTGCTGTGGTCTTTGCCCAACAACGACGGCTATCTCAAGCTGGTGGGTATCATGCAGAAATTCGTCGACCAGTCGATTTCATCCAATACCAATTATGACCCCAAGCGCTTCGAAGGCGGCAAGGTGCCGATGAAGCAATTGCTCAAGGACCTGCTGCAGGCCTATAAGCTCGGCATCAAGACCCTGTACTATCACAACACTCGCGACGGCGCGAGCGAAGGCGGCGCCGAGGCCGGGGATGATGGCTGCGAAAGCGGCGCGTGCAAGATCTAGGGGCGAACCCCAGTCAGGGCAATGGAATGGGCAGCAGCTTTGCTGCCTGATTGAAGGGTATAGAGACGAATCATGGCATATAGCATTTTTTCCAAGGTCGACAACGAGCAACTGAAAGAGCCGATGTTCTTCGGTCAGCCGGTCAACGTGGCGCGTTACGACCAGCAGAAATACCCGGTGTTCGAGAAGCTGATCGAAAAGCAGCTTTCCTTCTTCTGGCGTCCGGAGGAGGTGGACGTGTCGCAGGACCGCATCGATTACCAGGGCCTGCCTGAGCATGAAAAGCATATTTTCATCAGCAACCTGAAATACCAGACGCTGCTGGATTCCATCCAGGGGCGTAGTCCCAACGTGGCCTTGCTGCCGCTGGTGTCGCTGCCGGAGCTGGAAACCTGGGTCGAGACCTGGGCGTTCTCGGAAACCATCCATTCGCGTTCCTATACCCACATCATCCGCAACATCGTCTCCGACCCAGCGCTGATCTTCGACGATATCGTACGCAACGAGAACATCGTGGCGCGGGCGAGCGATATCTCCGCCTATTACGACGACCTGATCCACTACACCATGCTGTATTCGCAATTGGGGAAGGGCGACCACGTCATCAACGGCGAGACCAAGACGGTCAACCTGCGTGAGTTGAAGAAGCTGCTGTACCTGTGCCTGATGAGCGTCAATATCCTCGAGGCAATCCGTTTCTACGTCAGCTTTGCCTGCTCATTCGCATTTGCCGAACGCAAGGTGATGGAAGGCAATGCCAAGATCATCCGGCTGATCGCGCGCGACGAGGCGCTACACCTCACCGGCACCCAGCATATGCTCAACATCATGCGCAGCGGCCAGGACGACCCCGAATTCGCCGGCATTGCCAGCGAGCTGCAGGACGAGTGCTTCGAGATGTTCAAGCGCGCGGCGGAGCAGGAAAAGAAATGGGCCGACTACCTGTTCAAGGACGGTTCCATGATCGGCCTCAACCGCGACATTCTCTGTCAGTACGTGGAGTACATCACCAACAACCGCATGGCCTCGGTCGGCCTGTCTGCCGCGTTCCCCAATGCCAAGAATAATCCCATTCCCTGGATCAATACCTGGCTGGCATCCGATACGGTGCAGGTCGCCCCGCAGGAAGTGGAGCTGAGTTCCTACCTTATCGGCCAGATCGATGCCGAAGTCAGTTCGGAAGATCTCGGCGACTTCGAGCTTTGAGCACGGTCCGCACCCGGCACACCAGCTTCAGCCTCATTCCTCAGGAAACCCTGCTTGAGGGGCTCGAGCGTACCGGGCACGAAGTGGAATACCAGTGCAGGGGCGGCTATTGCGGCCTGTGCCGGGTGCGCCTGCTGGATGGCGAGGTGCAGTACCTTGAGCAACCATTGGCATTCATTGCCTCCGACGAAATCCTGCCATGCTGTTGCGTGCCCCGGTCGGATCTCAGGGTGGATTGCGAACTCAGGCCGGAATTCAGGGGCTGGCAGGAGCAGGAAGATATGTTCCCAGTTCAGGCCAGCCTGTTTGCAGATGACGCATCATTGCAGATGAGCCAGCCGCGCCAGCCAAGCAAGCGCCCGCGGAAGAGGAGGCCGCCTAGCAGGCTTCCAGCGCAGGGAGTTCTGTTCGACTAGCCTCTGTCCAGTGGACGGGCGGTGGAAAAAATATCCCACATGGTGATGAACAGCGCGGCAATCAGCGGTCCGATCACGAAACCGTTGAGACCGAATACTGCCATGCCGCCTAGCGTGGAGATCAGCACGACGTAATCCGGCAGCTTGGTATCCTTGCCAACCAGGATGGGCCGCAGGATATTGTCCACCAGGCCGATCACGAATACCCCGAATGCAATGAGAATGACGCCTTGCCAGATGGCGCCTGTGGCAAGAAAGTAGACGGCAACCGGTGCCCAGATCAGGCTGGCCCCCACTGCTGGCAACAGCGAGAGGAATGCCATGATCACGGCCCACAGCAGCGCTGCCTGGATGCCGAGTATCCAGAAAATCAGCCCCCCCAATGCGCCCTGGGTGATGGCGACAAGAATATTGCCCTTGACCGTAGCACGGATGACAGTGGTGAATTTGTTGAACAGGTGGCGTTTATGCTCTGCACTGAGCGGAATGGCTTGCTTTACCCGGATGGAAAGGGAGCTACCGTCCCTTAGCAGGAAGAACATCAGGTAAAGCATGACGGCAAAGCCGACCACGAATTGGAAGGTATTCTGCCCGATGCTGAGTGCTTTGGTGGCCAATAGCTGGCTACCCTCCATGGCAAGCTGGGAAAGCTTCTCCTGGAAGCTTTGCACGTCGGACAGGCCAACACGTTCCAGGATGCGATGCACGGGTGCTGGAGTTGCATCAAGTATTTGCTGGGTATACAAGGCAGGGTTGATCTGTCCTGTCTTGATCTTCTGGAACAACATGGTGCCTTCGTGTACCAGGGAGCTGGCAATGATAATGACAGGCACGATGACAATGATGATGCAGGCGCTCAGGGTGCCCAGTGCAGCGAGGTTCTTGCGATTGCGTGTGGTGACGAGCAGGCGCCGGTACAAGGGAGTGAAAAGGATGGAGAGGATGACGCCCCAGAACACTGCTCCATAGAATGGTAGCAGGATGATGATGAGCCCGGCGGAAACCAGCAGGAGCAGGAAGACGAACGTTTTATGGTGGAAATCGGCGCTGTTCATGAATGAGGAGGTCTACTAAAGGGTGCGCTGCTGCCAGCCTGTTATTTCCACGTGACATCGCTTTGGTTTGTGACTGCAGATTGTAGCAGTTCCACCAATGGCAAGGCGCGTTGCTTCAAGCTGATATGACGGGCTTCACCATCCCCTGTCGGTTCGGCACCATCTGGCCCACCAGCACTTTCCAATGCGCGTTGAAGACGCTGTAGCGCATGAGGCACATCGGCAGCAAGAATCGCACCTGGAA from Methylobacillus flagellatus KT harbors:
- a CDS encoding DEAD/DEAH box helicase, coding for MSHWLLDAIADKRSLALHEADRVQFYREMSPEVPVFDTQAMQDVVAALELAVLDMELDRFADEEASLKVMRQAAEDAFRLLRVLPLPEAPMDAATQLLRASALAVIGDRGADAARWLRAMEGDQTAPALPLESEDWGERCRAVLTDIWLRLVRKKGWSDRDAVLERVAALRAAQQEFERDYLGTFEPLAAKRSALELIAIYHLAKAAEVLAHYITDGVVDDSYQIQPLLDSHFDRAIAACDTGQLLELGPLTRLLARAAAQMVENSLWTVTRAVNSRVTRFVRELVSRGRGDRALFEVLPPQRRTLAEQGLLGSSRRAVVVSLPTSSGKTLIAQFRMLQALNQFDDQKGWVVYLAPSRALVNQITRQLRRDFQPLGVVVERVSPALEVNGIEAGLLAESQDDTQFRVLVATPEKFDLMLRQGWEEKIGRPLTLVVVDEAHTIQDKERGLRLELLLATINRECREAQFLLLTPFIENAREVARWLGGQNSDDISLGVDWQPNDRAIGIVSPVDAGAIDGRSRDYQLNFQTVHTSRPSIRLDEDFSLGKEEALAASLSKAKDIGTLAAMTARKLSARGPVIAMHSRPDYVWKLAEKLKGNRCDTLPDDVRFVQNYVAAELGAAFPLVDLLAHKVGVHHGGLPEEVRMLMEWLFEQGHLDALAATTTLAQGVNFPVSGVVMAAIQYPFGQDMPPEDFWNIAGRAGRVSQGQLGVVALVAKNESEVAQRREFINRNTGDLNSALIQIARAAADGLEDLGLIVYHHPEWSSFLQYLAHTYRQMGQPSNFADQIEQVLRGTFGFEKLRVSDSQIARRLLNGIHRYVDYLASPSQPLKLVDSTGFSLQSIRTVLTHKGDLGPDSWNRERLFRSGDNTLQNMMGVLLRVPELRDNLNSVLGGRSPDGDKLARILKDWVNGADIAHIATQYFSEGGADAVTALTKCGQNLFGKLTHTTSWGLNALLAITTAELDDDERSQLSNLPSQVYYGVSTDEAVSLRLLGVPRRAAPRLAEALRLTRQDSLPSIRQRLENLPEQVWSEALGSQGAIYRKAWMILDGAQ
- a CDS encoding AAA family ATPase, whose protein sequence is MTRNTPPIFSDLTALATHLRSELENKKAILLYAYNGTGKTRLSMVFKDIGKQGEARDTLYFNAFTEDLFHWNNDLEGDEDRRLLINKDSRFFQGLFEMEMDNRIRPLLRRYADFDFRIDTQEPEWAVRFSRLVDGQTIDNIKVSRGEENIFIWCFFLAVVELAMDPEIEAYQWVKYLYIDDPISSLDEHNAITVGNHLAQILGKAGNPLKVVISSHHPLFFNVMHNELDARKSKKVSAHFLSRSKVDGSYTLAHTGATPFFHHVAVLTELYKAEQSGELYTYHFNMLRSVLEKSASFHGFSNFSACIPTDDVDDPDGVLHARLINILSHGNYSLFEPQPMLEENKVYFKKILDDFLKRYPFNPDLFPQTAEAENTGTP
- a CDS encoding type I restriction-modification system subunit M — translated: MTESEKQKLGKTLWAIADQLRGAMNADDFRDYMLAFLFLRYLSDNYEAAAQKELGTDYPDLPSDVLRQTGVNTPLQAWYEENLDDVSEFEKQMRRKVHYVIEPQYLWGNIAEMARTQDDELLHTLQKGFKYIEEESFASTFRGLFSEINLASDKLGKTYTERNARLCKIIAEIAKGLGQFSTDSDTLGDAYEYLIGQFAAGSGKKAGEFYTPQRISDILSAIVTLDSQEPATGKRSHLDSVFDFACGSGSLLLNVRRLMGPHGIGKIYGQEKNITTYNLARMNMLLHGVKDSEFEIFHGDTLLNEWDMLRETNPAKMPKFDAVVANPPFSYRWEPSEALGEDVRFKNYGLAPKSAADFAFLLHGFHFLKQDGVMAIILPHGVLFRGGAEARIRTKLLKDGHIDTVIGLPANLFFSTGIPVCILVLKKCKKPDDVLFINAAEHFERGKRQNQLLPEHIDKIIDTYRYRKEEPRYSRRVSMEEIEKNDFNLNISRYVSTAITEEEVDLNAVIGQLKAIEQEIYQAKSKHNEFLKELGLPLLP
- the crcB gene encoding fluoride efflux transporter CrcB, giving the protein MYQVMLVALGGAIGSAARFTLSGLVLRYSLDWRFPLPTFTVNIIGCLVIGMLAGLASKEGFISPDMRVLLFTGLVGGFTTFSAFGLETLVLLREGLVGIAAAYIVSSIVVGLVLMWLGFELVKMTMQA